Part of the Pieris napi chromosome 23, ilPieNapi1.2, whole genome shotgun sequence genome is shown below.
gtttcgccaccagatggcttcgttttatgtaacatttcgtttggtgatcccgcttttctattgaaattttgctataaacctcacggagcccgagacctttccaacgaatgcaaaaccgtggaaatcggttcgtgtgttctggagttatagcgtcaggaaggaaaacccgacttatttttatatagtagatatataATTCTCACTTACAACTGGTATAGGATCCAGGTGTGGCTCTGGTGGAGGGACATACAGCCTTAAGGCTTGTCCCGGCAAAGGTACTGGCActtcatataataaattatatacatatgatTCAGGGCTAAGACCTGGCCCTGGTTGACGAGGCAATGACCTGGAAAGTATTATTGATGTGAACTTCTTTATcagggttggaaaaaaatttagtgtaacattttttcgttacgcgtcacatttttccgttacgcgccaccttttgaagtgaaacttctttatcgacgtatgggagaaatttacacacatttgtcacatttttcggttacgcgccatctttttcttgtccctaccacggttgatccgaagccattagtaacaaaaatatataaaaacgataacaatgatagtaatactaataattctattacaattaatgaaattctgtaataatcttagtactacatagtagtacagtaataagttaaaatgaaataattgtatttgtattcatgtctatgataataaaagccttttgttaaactttatctaatttaactttatttaaccaatttctgtaaagttgcatatagtagatcatttttcgaaaaataaggtcataaagaagtttcacttcttacgtgtgtacacctagtatacgcacacattttttaaattattattatgtatataaacacaCTAGCAGCATAAGCGTGTATTTTGAGATTTGGAGAAACTAtccaatctatttttatagGAGTTCAGAGATGGTGCACTGATtacactttccggaagcctattccagtCGGCCACTAATCGGTTTGGGTAAAAGTTCTTTAGGGAATTTGTGTTATGTTGAGTAgtcttaagttttaaagaactacccctcaaatgtgtattttcacttaaaataaagagcTTCTCAATTCCTGGAACATTATGGTGGCCAGTGAGGATTTTATAGGTTTCATTGAGATTTCCTCTTAATCTACTTCCTAAATCAGTAAGGTCAAGTGCTTTCAGACGCTCAATATAAGATTTCTTCCTGAGTGACCTGATCATTTTCGTGGCTTTTCTTTGAACCCTTTCAATCATAATATTTGGGTAAtgtgttacaaaaaaaaaacagtggcacTGTAACCTTTAATTTGGCCCTTATGTAACTGTTACAagttattctttttttaatagacaattaGGTGATtagtcttctgtgcctgacacttaGCGTTGGCTTAAGGTTGCAGGACATGCATCGGCATGTTTTGTTTCACTGTACAAGCGATTGTAATGAAAAGTACAGTGGTGCATTAAGCTGTGAAGCGAACACATGACTTGAGGTTTGATACGAGATCACTAAAGCCATATCAACAAAGCTCAAGTGTTACAAAGGTATTTTAGTATTACAAATTAACttgaatgttttttgtttatattgaaCAAGGTTAGTCGGTCATCAGTCGGAGAGATAACAGTAACACTAAATAGCGATTTATGAATCTAGATGATTAATGAACATATAAATTGGTAGAGTTTTAATATATCCAACTGTATAAAGAGTTACGGAGTACTACTATTAAGTGAGAATTTCAGGGGGACAAATAAGCCCGCTAGATAATATGCGATTACAATTTGTTAGCGGtttttgctttaaaaaaactagcaATATGAGAATTTACTTACCTAAATAAATTCTCTAAAAATAACTGTGCTACCCGAATAAACGGGTATTGGCATATGAGTGCTATACATTTGGCTACATAAAGTTTGTCTTTGGTTAtatcataatatgttaaaGCAGATCCTGTATGAGGTGATAGTTTAAATGATCTTGGCAGTGATCTTGAGCTTTCCTTGCCTGAGTTCTTTCTATGCCCTGGTGGCGTTTGACCACTCGATAACTCTGTAATGTACATAgcctgaaaaaatatataaatcatattaaCAACCTGCCATATGGtaacaacaataataatagaattaaaaagagtggcggagagtttattgccagttcttctcttccgttctacgcccttgatttgagaactggcagtaaatgtaaaattagaagcattaatatttatttctttaatgccgaatcacaagtgtacattgtgttacctacgtgaataaatgatttctgaattttgaaaaaatatagaacaatattgttttaatacaaatctTAATAATAGACAACCATTGGGTAAGAGGCACATCCTCCAACCTATGAGATCACTTACTCAGGCAAAactaagaaatttaaatgctTCAATAGTGTGTCTAAAATACTATTAACAGACAAAGCTAATCTAGAAACAGCCATAAGGGaagctttaaaaatagaatgaCGATGACTACATgaagataataataacacccttttatcaactcaaccatacttttttgttaaaaataactttataatagatatatgtatatgtgagattaaatatttgttaagatTATCATTacttcaaaacaaaattaaggAAAATGTAATGTTTGTAAACAAATTGCCTATTATCAAggctattaaataaacaaaatagagTGGTAATTATGTTAGTGATACAATggtatacaaataattacatGTTTATAATACAAATGTCAATTGGTATACAAAATTACCTGCAATGTATGCATGGCACTACATATATTACGATTTCTAACTTCTTCATAAAATATGAGGCTGCAGCCATAATATCTTGATGCATTTTCTCGAGTAACTACAAAACTGTGAAACTTTGGTTCTAGTGAGTGCTTCTGAGTGCGAAATTGGAGTCCAGTTGGCAAGCAGAGctgtgaaaattttaaatgtgttttttatcctaataaagtaattttttactccaaaataaataattatttcatatattcagaacattttaattttatatctaatgTTAATGCCTAAATTGTTAGCCATTAACGtagataaaattttcaaagtgCCAATTTAGCTATTTTCTACCTTTAAACATAACACAGTCCTTTAAATTTGAatgcataaaataaacaatacattgatattatttacataattgtagttacattaattatttttgtttgaaacACATAACTTACCATACATACAGCATGCTCATCAAAGGCATTGTTATGGAGATTATCAGGATAGTGTGCAAGTACTTTTCCTTTATAGGAACGGTCCAATGGAGATATATGTAAGTTATCACCTGAAAAATCGTAATAATGATGATAGGTggcataataaattatttcatttagcTGATTGTTTTTTCtagtaataaagaaaataaaaaccaataaGATTGATACACTAGTttgattaaaatcaataaattcaatttaccTGAAAGTCTGTCTGTCTCTAAGCCTGAATCAAAATCTAAACCACATATGGCAAAATAGTCTGCAAATCGACATCCTACTGATAAATCGCTGACAGACATATTCATATCGACCCGTTATTTACTATTGTGAGATACTTTCTCTTCCACTTGCGATCTTGCATAGAATTTTATCATTGTTAGATTTACGTGGAGCGCAGAAAAATCATACTTTACAGATTTAGGATATGTAAATGGTTATTGTTTTacttaaattgttatatttctcaaattatcatttttttattgaaaagctAAACACTTTGTATACGTGAAATAACACACACACAAGTTCGCACTCTTCAGCAAAACACGCACGCTCGAATTTTTTAATCGAGTGGCAGCGAGGGTTGCCAATGCTAAAAATATTGAACGGCTGAACGCTGTACAGTGTACGGTTATAATATGGAGACCACAGATTAGTAGAATTCAGTCGCAAACAGCTGTCTACCACGACAAATGCATGCTGCCATTGTCAGAATCTGATTAACAGTTAACATTTttgattttacaattttattcaatagCAGCGGATGCCGTTCGGTAGAAGGCTGGAATTACttctttatttgtatttttttgaatgAATCATTGGCATTTTATAAATGAGACATAGTTCAGACTAAGGATGGTAAATACGTGATGTGAACATAAGTAAGAATTCCTGCATAAGTTCTTCAATTAATGAAACTATAAGTTTCACTAGTAATTGATTATATCATTTTATAGGCCCGtttttggaaaaatattaagaaactaACACCTTATCTAGTAACGAATACGAGGTAAGATAAATGTCAATATGAATTTAtcaactatttataaaatttattattaatgtttctaATTTGTACTAAAATTTCTTTCAGAATGTTACGAggaaaaattttacatttaatgcactgtttcttttttttgtcattcaTATTTGCCTTCCTGGTATTTGCGGGtgctattaatttaaatgaagatGAAAAAGCATACATTGATCCCATTCAAACCTACGGTTTTTTTGGAGCAgcaactttatacattttcagACTCCTTACATTGTTGACTATACCTCAAGTATTGTGTAATTTTGCCGGACTGACATTGTTTAATGCATTTCctggtaaaattaaattaaagggTTCTCCATTGTTAGCACCATTTATCTGCATAAGAGTTGTAACAAGAGGGGATTATCCTAAATTAGTGTCCAACAATGttacaagaaatatgaataCTTGTTTGGATGTGGGCTTGGAAAATTTTATCATTGAAGTAGTAACTGATAAAGCTATTAATCTGGCCAGTCATAGAAGTGTCAGGGAAGTAGTTGTACCTGCAGATTATAAGACTAAAACTGGGGCCTTGTTTAAATCAAGAGCATTGCAGTACTGTTTGGAGGATAATGTGAATATATTAGGTGATTCTGATTGGATTGTTCATTTGGATGAAGAGACTTTGCTTACAGAGAATTCAGTGcgaggaattttaaattttgtcttCGATGGTCAATATCCTTTTGGTCAAGGACTTATTACATATGCTAATGAAGAAGTGGTAAACTGGCTCACAACATTGGCCGACAGTTTTAGAGTGGCTGATGATATGGGAAAGCTTAGATttcaattttatacatttcataAACCACTATTCAGTTGGAAAGGATCATATGTTGTTACTAAAGTAAGTGTAAATCCAACATTAGCACCCTATTCATAAAACAATGACCTAATCAgcctaatttaataaaacaatatagtaCTTATCTTTCTGTCTTTCCATAACAGAGTAAACACAAttagtaaaaacaaaagataaaaagATATTGCTCCAAATTTTttgtacaatttaaaaataaaaatatgtctataaatatatattagtttcaagttattaattgtaatagtaaattaaaaatattgactatattatatttttttatattctaggTAAGTGCAGAGAAGGCAGTTTCATTTGACAATGGGTTAGATGGTTCTGTGGCCGAGGACTGTTTTTTTGCTATCAAAGCTTATAAAGAgggttattcatttaattttgttgaaGGCGAAATGTGGGAGAAATCTCCATTTACTTTATGGGACTTTATGCAGCAGCGGAAAAGGTGGATTCAAGGTATACTTTTAGTCGTTCACTCTAAAGAAAttccctttttttataaagttttcttGGGTATCTCGTGTTATTCATGGGTCACACTACCCTTCTCAACTAGTAATATGTTTTTAGCCGCTTTATGTCCTATACAATGTCCCCATATTTTAGACTTAATTATTGGCTTTATAGGTGCagtcaatatttatatgtacatatttggAGTCATGAAATCTTTTCCAATGTATAGATTTGGTCCTTTGAAGTTTGTTATGTGTATCGCTGGGGCGTTGGCTACAATTCcctttaatattgtaatagaAAATTTAGCTGTGATTTGGGGTGTATTGGGAAAGAAACATAAGTTCTATGTAGTAAATAAGGAGGTAAAGACGCCAGTAACAGTGTAAGGATGTTAAAGTAACATGCACAATTTATGATAGTAGATAATGGTTAGTCTGATTAACAATCTTATACAGGGTGTAACCGCATTCTATATGTATGTTAAGCTAGAAATGTCAAATAGGtactttaaatactttaaaaatctgATCAGCTGTAAATTAGCTGGGACTAACTGCTGGTACACCCTGTTTAAACATTGAATCgtaatttacaaattttagtaCAAATTTTGTCACAATCTTTGTTGTTTGGGGTGGATTGCTGcttaagataacatttttttacgttCTATGTGATGACCAACATTAGTATTAGGTGTCCAATGCACACATTCCAATTATTGCGACACTGATAAGTCATTGATAAAGCTAATGATAAACACCTATAGTattcataaacattttttaagcCTCATATAGTCATAGACGGTGTATTGGTAATGTAAAGAGTAGTCATGGACATTACTAGAGAAAGAATGCTGATCATCTCCTGGTCTGGGCAAATACGGGGAATGAAAGAGACATTCTATAATTATATGTTgcttaaatatgtttttatatttatgtattttccaAGTGATAAGGACCTTCTAAACGGTTATATGTTTTATAGCCGAGTATTGGAAAGTTTTTTAACATGAACAAGTATATAGTCAATTTTTATACCTACCAAAGACTTAAATTATTCATAGTATTAAGGAGATTGTAAGATAATTTTAAGTCATCAATAGTGCTTTTACATGTTTGTACTTATTCGAAGTTTGTATATTTGGGAAATTAGTTGTGTTAACGCaagtgaatttttattttcatttaattaggtaatttaatgttacccttgtaaaaaaattagttttagtttacTTAGGTTAAATTACCCACCTATTTCAACTATTTTAATGGTGTAGCTTGATAAAAATTCCACCACTCAGTTCTAATAAAAACGCATGTAGGTGATCAATCTGTGCATTCAAATGAATAGTTCATATTGTAACGTAAATGGTTTTAATAATACCAAAACAAATGTTACGAAAAATTCTgcatgaaaattatttaattgtgctgagggagcgttcaagtattacgtaacgtattatGGGGGGGGGAAATCTTTggaaaaacgttacgatgcggggcggggataaAATTACgcgtttttgttaatatttttgtcgactcacaccacataatagtaactaaagagtcactaggtagtcacgaaacgttttactatacttgggtacagtactgtacttggttactgaaaaacgttacgacgAGTTACATggagggggggtcaataatctccaaacagtgcgttacgtaatacttgaacgctcccattttataaaaattgtgattatcctggattttaaattGCAAAATAAATCTGAATATTTTAACTGGTGAACAATTCAGCTTTTCAAGAATTATGACACCATTTTTTAGATAAGAActattgctatttatttagttatcaCATGGTATGAATGGTATCTGCTATGATTCAGTACTTAGAATTGTTGTGAATTGAACTTAATTTCTTTGTAATGCGGTGGGTTTTAGAATACAACAATGTAAGGGCATTGACGCGTTATGTGCTCATGGTCAtgtcaatttttataatacatatttagtaCAAATCCCACGAAATTATTGTCTTTCGATTATCTTTCTGTTGTTATTTATAACCTTAAGCCAATGAATAAGGTTGAATGTATCTCAGCAAATCTTAATCCCGTAAACACTATTAGCCGTTTTTAGTCAAATTTACTGTCGACGCTTTGGCCAATATGCAAAATCTGTAAAGTATGGTCGATTAACGCGGTATATCCTTCCAGCATTTGCAGCTCGTTTCGCTATGCCCACAAAACCTTCCCCAATTATTAATTCTGTAGCCACAAAGGCATTGAATTGCAGGAATTTTTGCTCGAACTTGGTccattaaaatcaaaattgatGTACATATTGTGCTAAAAGCGCTATTCGGCCAGTTAAAAGCTTAGCTAGAATTTTAATGCTGACAATTTCAGTCGCGTAAATGGATGTCGAACTGCGATATTTTCAACAACCGCttgaatattaaagtaaattttcacgGAGAATGTTAGAAGATGCGCAGAGGTAGTTTTTAGgttattttaatctaaaattacTTTCCCCCACATTACGTCAAATCTATGTCTTGCCCAGACTactataggtcggttatcgaaagctggcgggttcacagtactcacactaatgcaatttcacatacagtatgtttcaaaatatgatttttttgccatgctatacattttagtccactctggttttagtaaggttgggtgggttgtaaataaataaaaatgtgtcaaatacatataaatattaggtgcatacgagggtggatccaaaagttctaagccagACCAAGAACGTGAAAGAGTAGttcgtgtaaataatttttcatttttcgacataagctccatctagctcaacacacttcacttttacttcactaactattctttcaatactcctcttagaaaccccagtcgcatctgatttcaaattaaatataacattttttcattaaactgtttttattaagatgcttaaaa
Proteins encoded:
- the LOC125061273 gene encoding beta-1,4-mannosyltransferase egh, with the protein product MLRGKILHLMHCFFFLSFIFAFLVFAGAINLNEDEKAYIDPIQTYGFFGAATLYIFRLLTLLTIPQVLCNFAGLTLFNAFPGKIKLKGSPLLAPFICIRVVTRGDYPKLVSNNVTRNMNTCLDVGLENFIIEVVTDKAINLASHRSVREVVVPADYKTKTGALFKSRALQYCLEDNVNILGDSDWIVHLDEETLLTENSVRGILNFVFDGQYPFGQGLITYANEEVVNWLTTLADSFRVADDMGKLRFQFYTFHKPLFSWKGSYVVTKVSAEKAVSFDNGLDGSVAEDCFFAIKAYKEGYSFNFVEGEMWEKSPFTLWDFMQQRKRWIQGILLVVHSKEIPFFYKVFLGISCYSWVTLPFSTSNMFLAALCPIQCPHILDLIIGFIGAVNIYMYIFGVMKSFPMYRFGPLKFVMCIAGALATIPFNIVIENLAVIWGVLGKKHKFYVVNKEVKTPVTV